From Streptomyces cyaneogriseus subsp. noncyanogenus, the proteins below share one genomic window:
- a CDS encoding carboxymuconolactone decarboxylase family protein, with the protein MEARLNVFASPTARTFLKHIVSAGHALKAAGVPAATQELVNIRASQINGCAGCLDMHTKDAAAAGETAVRINLVATWREATVFTEAERAALELAEQGTRLADGAGVPDEVWANAAKHYDEEQLVALVAQIALINTFNRLNVITRQPAGDYQPGQYADFANERP; encoded by the coding sequence ATGGAAGCCCGTTTGAACGTCTTCGCCAGCCCGACCGCGCGCACCTTCCTGAAGCACATCGTCTCCGCGGGCCACGCGCTCAAGGCCGCCGGTGTCCCGGCCGCGACCCAGGAGCTGGTCAACATCCGCGCCAGCCAGATCAACGGCTGCGCCGGCTGCCTGGACATGCACACCAAGGACGCCGCGGCCGCCGGCGAGACCGCCGTGCGCATCAATCTGGTCGCGACCTGGCGGGAGGCCACGGTCTTCACCGAGGCCGAGCGGGCCGCGCTGGAACTGGCGGAGCAGGGGACCCGCCTCGCGGACGGGGCCGGGGTCCCGGACGAGGTCTGGGCCAACGCCGCCAAGCACTACGACGAGGAGCAGCTCGTCGCCCTGGTGGCCCAGATCGCCCTGATCAACACCTTCAACCGGCTGAATGTCATCACCCGGCAGCCGGCCGGCGACTACCAGCCCGGGCAGTACGCCGACTTCGCCAACGAGAGGCCCTAG
- a CDS encoding PTS transporter subunit EIIC, translated as MHTDARALAAALLPLVGGAANVRSAAHCVTRLRLALADRSRVDEAALRALPGVLGVVEDGESYQIVLGPGVVGRVTAEFERLLPSPAPAAPPPVTTAAELAARGAQLKERRKRRNATPGKAALRRVADVFVPLIPALIGCGILAGVAGLLANLGWLPALTPALSALASAFMALIAVFVGHNTAREFGGTPVLGGAVAAVVVYPGVAEVTAFGAALTPGQGGVLGALAAALLGTYVEKWCRARFPGTLDVLLTPTLTVLVSGLVTLYVLMYAAGQVASAIGTAATWLLGHTGALAGLLLGGLFLPLVMLGLHQALIPLHTTLIEQQGHTVLLPLLAMAGAGQVGAAAAVYVRLRHDTSLRTTIRSALPAGLLGVGEPLIYGVSLPLGRPFLTACAGGAAGGAFVGAFAMRGAEVGATAIGPSGWALFPLLAGDAGPAVAAAVYGGGLLTGYAVGFLATYCFGLNGTAGVPVGAVCDPEGHEPRPADRPGPRPAPPR; from the coding sequence GTGCACACCGACGCCCGCGCCCTCGCCGCCGCCCTCCTGCCCCTGGTCGGCGGAGCCGCCAACGTCCGCTCCGCCGCCCACTGCGTGACCCGCCTGCGCCTGGCCCTGGCCGACCGCTCCCGCGTCGACGAGGCGGCCCTGCGGGCGCTGCCCGGGGTGCTGGGCGTGGTGGAGGACGGCGAGTCGTACCAGATCGTGCTCGGCCCCGGGGTGGTGGGACGGGTGACCGCGGAATTCGAACGGCTGCTGCCGTCCCCCGCGCCCGCCGCCCCGCCCCCCGTCACCACGGCGGCCGAACTGGCGGCGCGCGGCGCTCAGTTGAAGGAGCGCCGCAAGCGGCGCAACGCGACCCCGGGCAAGGCGGCCCTGCGCCGGGTCGCCGATGTGTTCGTGCCCCTCATCCCCGCCCTGATCGGCTGCGGCATCCTCGCGGGCGTCGCCGGCCTGCTGGCCAACCTCGGGTGGCTGCCCGCCCTCACCCCCGCCCTGTCCGCCCTCGCCTCCGCCTTCATGGCGCTGATCGCGGTCTTCGTCGGCCACAACACCGCCCGGGAGTTCGGCGGCACCCCGGTGCTGGGCGGGGCGGTCGCCGCGGTCGTGGTCTACCCGGGCGTGGCGGAGGTGACGGCGTTCGGCGCGGCGCTCACCCCCGGCCAGGGCGGGGTGCTGGGCGCGCTGGCGGCGGCGCTGCTCGGGACGTACGTGGAGAAGTGGTGCCGCGCCCGCTTCCCCGGCACCCTCGACGTGCTCCTCACACCGACCCTGACCGTCCTCGTCTCCGGCCTGGTCACGCTGTACGTCCTCATGTACGCGGCCGGGCAGGTCGCCTCGGCGATCGGCACGGCGGCGACCTGGCTGCTCGGCCACACCGGGGCCCTGGCCGGCCTGCTGCTGGGCGGGCTCTTCCTGCCGCTGGTGATGCTGGGCCTGCACCAGGCCCTCATCCCGCTGCACACCACCCTCATCGAACAGCAGGGCCACACCGTGCTGCTGCCCCTGCTCGCCATGGCGGGCGCGGGCCAGGTCGGCGCCGCGGCGGCGGTCTACGTCCGCCTGCGCCACGACACCTCCTTGCGTACGACGATCAGATCGGCGCTCCCGGCCGGACTCCTCGGCGTCGGCGAACCGCTGATCTACGGCGTCTCCCTCCCGCTGGGCCGCCCGTTCCTCACCGCCTGTGCGGGCGGGGCGGCGGGCGGCGCCTTCGTCGGCGCCTTCGCGATGCGCGGCGCGGAGGTGGGCGCGACCGCGATCGGCCCCTCGGGCTGGGCCCTGTTCCCGCTGCTGGCGGGCGACGCGGGCCCGGCCGTGGCGGCGGCGGTGTACGGCGGCGGGCTGCTGACCGGGTACGCGGTCGGGTTCCTGGCCACCTACTGCTTCGGCCTGAACGGCACGGCAGGGGTGCCTGTCGGTGCCGTGTGCGACCCTGAGGGACATGAACCACGCCCAGCTGACCGCCCTGGGCCGCGCCCTGCGCCTCCTCGGTGA
- the murQ gene encoding N-acetylmuramic acid 6-phosphate etherase has protein sequence MTLPSHHPELRAELEQLATEAFRPELSGIDRLPTLEIARLMNGEDATVPAAVAERLPEIAAAIDAVAARMARGGRLVYAGAGTAGRLGVLDASECPPTFNTAPGQVTGVIAGGPEAMVSPVEGAEDSRELARADLDALGLTPDDTVVGVSASGRTPYAVGAVEHARARGALTIGLSCNAGSALAAAADHGIEVVTGPELVTGSTRLKAGTAQKLVLNMISTITMIRLGKTYGNLMVDVRASNDKLRARSRRIVALATGAGDEEIERALAAADGEVKHAILILLAGVDGPAAARLLEDSGGHLRAALAAAEG, from the coding sequence ATGACCCTGCCCTCCCACCACCCCGAGCTGCGCGCCGAGTTGGAGCAGCTGGCCACCGAGGCGTTCCGCCCCGAGCTGTCCGGGATCGACCGCCTGCCCACCCTGGAGATCGCGCGGCTGATGAACGGCGAGGACGCCACGGTGCCCGCCGCGGTCGCCGAGCGGCTGCCCGAGATCGCCGCCGCGATCGACGCCGTGGCCGCGCGGATGGCCCGTGGCGGGCGGCTGGTCTACGCGGGCGCCGGCACGGCCGGGCGGCTCGGCGTGCTGGACGCCTCCGAGTGCCCGCCCACCTTCAACACCGCCCCCGGCCAGGTCACCGGAGTGATCGCGGGCGGCCCCGAGGCCATGGTGTCGCCGGTCGAGGGGGCGGAGGACTCCCGGGAGCTGGCGCGGGCGGACCTGGACGCCCTCGGGCTCACCCCCGACGACACGGTGGTCGGCGTCTCGGCCTCCGGGCGCACCCCGTACGCGGTCGGCGCGGTCGAGCACGCCCGCGCGCGCGGCGCCCTCACCATCGGCCTGTCCTGCAACGCGGGCAGCGCCCTGGCGGCCGCCGCCGACCACGGCATCGAGGTCGTCACCGGCCCGGAGCTCGTCACCGGCTCCACCCGGCTGAAGGCGGGCACGGCCCAGAAGCTCGTCCTCAACATGATCTCGACGATCACGATGATCCGGCTGGGCAAGACCTACGGGAACCTGATGGTCGACGTCCGGGCCTCCAACGACAAGCTGCGCGCCCGCTCCCGCCGGATCGTCGCCCTGGCCACGGGTGCGGGGGACGAGGAGATCGAACGCGCCCTGGCCGCCGCGGACGGCGAGGTGAAGCACGCCATCCTGATCCTGCTGGCGGGCGTCGACGGCCCGGCGGCGGCCCGCCTTCTGGAGGACTCCGGCGGCCATCTGCGCGCCGCGCTCGCCGCGGCGGAGGGCTGA
- a CDS encoding MurR/RpiR family transcriptional regulator produces MPENVKETFAPATGPAGRRGSVPAPAALVAKVRTLAPTMTRSMQRVAEAVAGDPAGCAALTVTGLAERTGTSEATVVRTARLLGYPGYRDLRLALAGLAAQQQSGGSPAITTDIAVDDPIADVVAKLAYDEQQTLADTAAGLDTVQLGAAVTALAAARRTDVYGIGASGLVAQDLTQKLLRIGLIAHAPGDPHLAVTNAVQLRAGDVAVAITHSGSTGDVIEPLRVAFEHGATTIAITGRPDSPVTQYADHVLTTATSRETELRPAAMSSRTSQLLVVDCLFVGVAQRTYDTAGPALAASYEALAHRHGAPRARP; encoded by the coding sequence GTGCCCGAGAACGTGAAGGAAACTTTCGCGCCGGCCACCGGCCCCGCGGGCAGGCGGGGTTCGGTCCCCGCGCCCGCCGCGCTGGTGGCCAAGGTGCGCACGCTGGCCCCCACGATGACCCGGTCCATGCAGCGCGTGGCCGAGGCCGTCGCGGGCGACCCGGCCGGCTGTGCCGCCCTCACCGTCACCGGCCTGGCCGAACGCACCGGCACCAGCGAGGCCACCGTGGTGCGCACCGCCCGCCTGCTCGGCTACCCCGGCTACCGCGATCTGCGCCTGGCGCTGGCCGGGCTCGCCGCCCAGCAGCAGTCGGGCGGCTCCCCCGCGATCACGACCGACATCGCGGTCGACGACCCCATCGCCGACGTGGTCGCCAAACTCGCCTACGACGAGCAGCAGACCCTCGCCGACACCGCCGCCGGGCTGGACACCGTCCAGCTCGGCGCGGCCGTCACCGCGCTGGCCGCCGCCCGCCGCACCGACGTGTACGGCATCGGCGCCTCCGGCCTGGTCGCCCAGGACCTCACCCAGAAGCTCCTGCGCATAGGGCTGATAGCCCACGCCCCCGGCGATCCGCACCTCGCCGTCACCAACGCCGTGCAGTTGCGCGCCGGGGACGTGGCCGTCGCCATCACGCACTCCGGTTCGACCGGCGACGTCATCGAGCCGCTGCGCGTCGCCTTCGAGCACGGCGCCACCACCATCGCGATCACCGGCCGCCCCGACAGCCCCGTCACCCAGTACGCCGACCACGTGCTCACCACCGCCACCTCCAGGGAGACCGAACTGCGCCCGGCGGCGATGTCGTCCCGCACCAGCCAGCTCCTCGTCGTGGACTGCCTGTTCGTGGGAGTGGCGCAGCGGACGTACGACACGGCGGGGCCCGCGCTGGCGGCCTCGTACGAGGCGCTGGCCCACCGGCACGGGGCGCCCCGCGCCAGACCGTAG
- a CDS encoding DUF4031 domain-containing protein has protein sequence MTVYIDPPAWPGHGRMWSHLVSDASYDELHAFAARLGVPRRAFERDHYDIPEDRYADAVRAGAVEAGSREVVRLLRAAGLRRPKGRAQPRSS, from the coding sequence GTGACGGTCTACATCGATCCGCCGGCCTGGCCGGGCCACGGCCGGATGTGGTCACACCTCGTCAGCGACGCCTCCTACGACGAGCTGCACGCCTTCGCCGCCCGACTGGGCGTCCCCCGGCGGGCCTTCGAGCGCGACCACTACGACATCCCGGAGGACCGCTACGCCGACGCGGTGCGGGCCGGCGCCGTGGAGGCCGGCAGCCGCGAGGTGGTGCGGCTGCTGCGCGCGGCCGGTCTGCGGCGGCCCAAGGGGCGTGCTCAGCCGCGCAGTTCGTAG
- a CDS encoding GNAT family N-acetyltransferase: protein MRNVGGERVEEAVASAVALLRTAVDRDWEGPRAHGLEWSCRATAVHVAECLVGYAAQLTGRAADDYIPFELRLEEGAGNEGALRVIEATGGLLAAAVRTTPREVRAFHPYPFRSANREGFAAMGITEVLLHTHDIARSLGLSYEPPAEVVSYALTRIFPAVRPGPAPWPTLLWATGRGELPGRPPVTGWRWSNNLVITGDRLTLEGVTPASAADLGAGGDGGFAWAGSGPLEGTREGAGIVVKQYEEGVLRPEWGMFVLVRREDGLAVGAMGFHGPPDEDGRVEIGYDLVEAARGHGYATEALRALSGWALAREDVTVVCATTEPGNLASQAVLDRAGFTRVAGDGEQPAYELRG, encoded by the coding sequence ATGCGGAACGTGGGCGGGGAACGGGTGGAAGAGGCAGTCGCGAGCGCCGTGGCGCTGCTGCGGACGGCGGTGGACCGGGACTGGGAGGGGCCACGGGCCCACGGGCTGGAGTGGAGCTGCCGCGCGACGGCGGTGCACGTCGCGGAGTGCCTCGTCGGCTACGCGGCCCAGCTCACCGGGCGGGCGGCCGACGACTACATCCCCTTCGAGCTCCGGCTGGAGGAGGGCGCCGGCAACGAGGGCGCGCTGCGGGTGATCGAGGCGACGGGCGGCCTGCTCGCCGCCGCCGTCCGCACCACCCCGCGCGAGGTCCGCGCCTTCCACCCCTACCCCTTCCGCAGCGCGAACCGCGAGGGTTTCGCCGCGATGGGCATCACCGAAGTACTGCTGCACACCCACGACATCGCCCGGAGTCTCGGACTGTCGTACGAGCCGCCCGCCGAGGTGGTCTCCTACGCGCTGACCCGGATCTTCCCGGCCGTCCGGCCGGGCCCCGCCCCCTGGCCCACCCTGCTGTGGGCCACCGGCCGCGGCGAGCTGCCCGGCCGCCCGCCGGTCACCGGCTGGCGCTGGTCGAACAACCTGGTGATCACGGGCGACCGGCTCACCCTGGAAGGCGTCACTCCGGCGTCCGCCGCCGACCTGGGCGCGGGCGGCGACGGCGGTTTCGCCTGGGCCGGGAGCGGGCCGCTGGAGGGCACCCGCGAGGGGGCCGGCATCGTGGTGAAGCAGTACGAGGAGGGCGTGCTGCGGCCCGAGTGGGGGATGTTCGTGCTGGTCCGGCGGGAGGACGGGCTGGCGGTCGGCGCCATGGGCTTCCACGGGCCGCCGGACGAGGACGGCCGCGTCGAGATCGGCTACGACCTCGTCGAGGCCGCCCGCGGCCACGGCTACGCCACCGAGGCGCTGCGCGCGCTGTCGGGGTGGGCGCTGGCCCGCGAGGACGTGACCGTCGTGTGCGCGACGACCGAGCCCGGGAACCTCGCCTCCCAGGCCGTCCTGGACCGCGCCGGTTTCACCCGGGTCGCCGGGGACGGCGAGCAGCCCGCCTACGAACTGCGCGGCTGA
- a CDS encoding helix-turn-helix transcriptional regulator — translation MAGRSTETEHLRDLARLRRVRDRIDREYARPLDVEALARGVHMSAGHLSRAFRAAFGESPYSYLMTRRIERAMALLRQGDLSVTEVCFAVGCASLGTFSTRFRELVGVPPSVYRREAARATTGLPACVAKQVTRPIREKGDKGGEGGQGERTGREEG, via the coding sequence GTGGCCGGCAGATCCACCGAAACCGAGCACCTGCGCGACCTCGCCCGGCTGCGCCGGGTCCGCGACCGGATCGACCGGGAGTACGCCCGGCCGCTGGACGTCGAGGCGCTCGCCCGCGGCGTGCACATGTCGGCCGGGCACCTCAGCCGCGCCTTCCGGGCCGCCTTCGGCGAATCGCCGTACAGCTATCTGATGACGCGGCGCATCGAGCGCGCGATGGCACTGCTGCGCCAGGGCGACCTCAGCGTCACCGAGGTCTGCTTCGCGGTCGGCTGCGCGTCGCTGGGCACCTTCAGCACGCGCTTCCGGGAGCTGGTCGGGGTGCCGCCCAGCGTCTACCGGCGCGAGGCGGCCCGCGCGACGACGGGGTTGCCGGCGTGCGTGGCGAAGCAGGTGACCAGGCCGATCAGGGAAAAGGGAGACAAGGGAGGCGAGGGGGGCCAGGGGGAGCGGACCGGCCGGGAAGAGGGCTGA
- a CDS encoding HD domain-containing protein, whose protein sequence is MADLDALRSRFARALEAVRGPGSGPDPAPYADNLLGRWQEPQRRYHTLTHLTAVLDHVDVLQEYADDPDLVRLAAWFHDAVYLPDRSENEERSARLAERALPEAGVCEAKAAEVARLVRLTVTHDPAEDDRDGQVLCDADLAILAAPPSAYAAYTAAVREEYHFVPGDAFREGRAAVLRHLLELPRLFRTPYGREKWEATARYNLTSELELLAVRPGA, encoded by the coding sequence ATGGCCGATCTCGACGCCCTGCGTTCCCGCTTCGCCCGCGCCCTGGAGGCGGTCCGGGGCCCCGGCTCCGGTCCCGATCCGGCACCGTACGCCGACAACCTGCTGGGCCGGTGGCAGGAGCCGCAGCGCCGCTACCACACGCTCACGCACCTCACCGCGGTCCTGGACCACGTCGACGTCCTTCAGGAGTACGCCGACGATCCGGATCTGGTCCGGCTCGCCGCCTGGTTCCACGACGCCGTCTACCTGCCCGACCGCTCCGAGAACGAGGAGCGGTCGGCCCGGCTGGCCGAGCGGGCCCTGCCCGAGGCCGGGGTCTGCGAGGCGAAGGCGGCCGAGGTCGCCCGCCTGGTGCGGCTCACCGTCACCCACGACCCGGCCGAGGACGACCGCGACGGGCAGGTGCTGTGCGACGCCGACCTGGCGATCCTCGCCGCGCCGCCGTCCGCGTACGCCGCCTACACCGCGGCCGTCCGCGAGGAGTACCACTTCGTGCCCGGCGACGCCTTCCGCGAGGGCCGCGCCGCGGTCCTGCGCCACCTGCTGGAGCTGCCCCGGCTGTTCCGGACGCCGTACGGCCGCGAGAAGTGGGAGGCGACGGCCCGCTACAACCTCACCTCCGAGCTGGAGCTGCTGGCCGTGCGGCCCGGCGCGTGA
- a CDS encoding ATP-binding protein: MTTEIPPFGKAGHTSGSEVQFAMTFTSTPRGARLARRLASHRLDAWGFPYDSAANETLTLVVAELAANAVTHGRVPGRDFRLSLTLTAARDRVRVEVTDTRDDRLPPARPCAPRNPEAEAGRGLWLVTCLASRLSVEPRKGGGPGKTVRAEVELRGDVRGAEGATG; this comes from the coding sequence ATGACGACCGAAATTCCCCCGTTCGGGAAGGCGGGGCACACCAGCGGCTCCGAGGTGCAGTTCGCCATGACCTTCACCTCCACGCCGCGCGGGGCTCGCCTGGCCCGGCGGCTCGCCTCCCACCGTCTGGACGCCTGGGGCTTCCCGTACGACTCGGCAGCGAACGAGACGCTGACCCTGGTCGTGGCGGAACTCGCCGCGAACGCGGTGACCCATGGCCGGGTCCCCGGCCGCGACTTCCGTCTGAGCCTGACGCTGACCGCCGCCCGCGATCGCGTACGCGTCGAGGTCACCGACACCAGGGACGACCGCTTGCCTCCGGCCCGGCCGTGCGCCCCTCGGAATCCCGAGGCGGAGGCGGGCCGTGGCCTGTGGCTGGTGACCTGCCTGGCGAGCCGGCTGTCCGTCGAGCCGCGGAAAGGGGGCGGTCCCGGGAAGACGGTACGAGCCGAGGTGGAGCTCCGCGGCGACGTGCGCGGGGCCGAGGGAGCCACGGGCTGA
- a CDS encoding helix-turn-helix domain-containing protein, producing MAQVPGPSAAREADSADELLRCFGRQVKILRERAGLTQAALAQRLGYSEAQIAAIEQGRRIPRPEAIDRLDSLLDGDGLLIAMKRAVALTRYPAFFRDAARIEEETVEFHAYAVLAVPGLLQTEEYARTMFTVWRPRRREDEIEEMVAARLARHRIYERKPAPTLSFVIEESVLERPFGGVEVLRGQLEHIRLVAENPHVEIQVMPTRVVDHAGADGPFTLMTPEGGEQVAYVESQANGRVITNRESVRGFAVRYGILRAQALSPAESVRHIEKLLQGEL from the coding sequence ATGGCGCAGGTTCCGGGGCCGTCGGCGGCGCGGGAAGCGGACTCCGCCGACGAACTCCTGCGGTGCTTCGGCAGACAGGTGAAGATCCTCCGCGAGCGGGCCGGACTCACCCAGGCCGCGCTGGCCCAACGGCTCGGATACAGCGAGGCCCAGATCGCCGCGATCGAACAGGGGCGGCGGATTCCACGGCCGGAGGCCATCGACAGGCTCGACAGTCTGCTGGACGGTGACGGACTGCTGATCGCCATGAAGCGGGCCGTGGCGCTCACGCGGTATCCGGCCTTCTTTCGTGACGCGGCACGGATCGAGGAGGAGACCGTCGAGTTCCACGCATACGCGGTGCTGGCGGTGCCTGGTCTGCTCCAGACCGAGGAGTACGCGCGGACCATGTTCACCGTGTGGCGGCCTCGGCGGCGCGAGGACGAGATCGAGGAGATGGTGGCAGCGCGGCTGGCCCGCCACAGGATCTACGAGAGGAAGCCTGCGCCGACGCTGAGCTTCGTCATCGAGGAGTCCGTGCTGGAGCGGCCGTTCGGCGGGGTGGAGGTGCTGCGCGGCCAGTTGGAGCACATCCGGCTTGTTGCCGAGAATCCCCATGTCGAGATCCAGGTCATGCCGACCCGGGTCGTCGATCACGCGGGCGCGGACGGCCCGTTCACGCTGATGACTCCGGAAGGCGGAGAGCAGGTCGCGTACGTGGAGAGCCAGGCCAACGGGCGCGTGATCACCAACCGGGAAAGTGTGCGCGGCTTCGCCGTCCGGTATGGAATCCTGCGGGCACAGGCGCTGTCCCCTGCCGAATCCGTGCGTCACATCGAGAAGTTGCTGCAAGGAGAGCTATGA
- a CDS encoding DUF397 domain-containing protein, with the protein MNTEQSQAQSLHWFKSSYSGGAGGECLEIAALPHSVHLRDSKDTGRGSLTVSPAAWSAFVDHASRRR; encoded by the coding sequence ATGAACACCGAGCAGTCCCAGGCACAGTCGCTCCACTGGTTCAAGTCCAGCTACAGCGGTGGCGCAGGTGGTGAGTGCCTGGAGATCGCCGCTCTCCCCCACTCCGTCCACCTCCGCGACTCCAAGGACACCGGCCGAGGGTCCCTGACCGTGTCGCCCGCCGCCTGGTCCGCCTTCGTCGACCACGCCAGCCGTCGTCGCTGA
- a CDS encoding maleylpyruvate isomerase family mycothiol-dependent enzyme has protein sequence MATPADLPDVRDPELPGRLLATERDVLVPLLRSRPEEDFTRPVAACPGWTVRDVLAHCSAALIRVVERRFEEGVFSPESNARDIAERAGWSHQKVVDELERGMTEAGPVIARADGALDQVALGEWVHAGDVREAIGEPGAYAGRGLPDALALLATVTRARGHVPLHADLDDVDEPLKLGEVRGERPPGRFIGDAATLVRLYAGRRVDGAAYELAGVEERELNIFG, from the coding sequence ATGGCGACACCTGCCGATCTGCCCGACGTCCGCGATCCCGAGCTGCCCGGGCGGCTGCTGGCCACCGAGCGGGACGTGCTCGTGCCGCTGTTGCGCTCCCGGCCCGAGGAGGACTTCACGCGGCCGGTGGCCGCCTGTCCCGGCTGGACGGTGCGGGACGTTCTGGCGCACTGTTCGGCCGCGCTGATCCGGGTGGTGGAGCGGCGCTTCGAGGAGGGCGTCTTCTCGCCCGAGTCCAACGCCCGCGACATCGCCGAGCGGGCCGGGTGGTCGCACCAGAAGGTCGTCGACGAGCTGGAGCGCGGCATGACCGAGGCCGGTCCGGTGATCGCGCGCGCGGACGGCGCCCTGGACCAGGTGGCGCTCGGGGAATGGGTGCACGCCGGGGATGTGCGCGAGGCGATCGGGGAGCCGGGGGCGTACGCGGGGCGCGGCCTGCCGGACGCGCTGGCGCTGCTCGCCACCGTCACCCGTGCCCGGGGCCATGTGCCGCTCCACGCCGACCTCGACGACGTGGACGAGCCGCTGAAGCTGGGCGAGGTCCGCGGCGAGCGGCCCCCGGGCCGTTTCATCGGCGACGCCGCCACACTCGTACGGCTCTACGCGGGGCGGCGGGTGGACGGGGCGGCGTACGAGCTGGCGGGGGTGGAGGAGAGGGAGCTGAACATCTTCGGATGA
- a CDS encoding copper homeostasis protein CutC, with protein sequence MSKRAVLEVIALDAEDAVAAQAGGADRLELVTDMAADGLTPPARTVAAIRAAVDIDARVMLRLADGFAAGDVERLVRVAGELREAGADQFVLGFLDSHGGVDLAAVERVAGVLEGCRWTFHRAIDRAADRDALRKHLADLPGLDTYLTAGASGGVDEGLGVLRTEARRRGEPGYQQQLLVGGGLRLDHVPVLREAGIDAFHIGGAARPQGWAGPVSAEAVARWRTAIDG encoded by the coding sequence ATGAGCAAGCGTGCAGTCCTGGAGGTGATCGCCCTCGACGCCGAGGACGCGGTCGCCGCCCAGGCCGGAGGCGCGGACCGCCTCGAACTGGTCACCGACATGGCGGCCGACGGGCTCACCCCGCCGGCCCGGACCGTGGCCGCGATCCGGGCCGCCGTCGACATCGACGCCCGGGTGATGCTGCGGCTCGCGGACGGCTTCGCCGCCGGGGACGTCGAGCGGCTGGTGCGGGTCGCGGGGGAGCTGCGGGAGGCCGGCGCGGACCAGTTCGTCCTCGGCTTCCTCGACTCGCACGGCGGTGTGGACCTCGCCGCGGTGGAGCGGGTCGCCGGTGTGCTGGAGGGCTGCCGGTGGACGTTCCACCGGGCGATCGACCGGGCCGCCGACCGCGACGCCCTGCGCAAGCACCTCGCCGACCTGCCCGGACTGGACACCTATCTGACGGCCGGGGCGTCCGGCGGGGTCGACGAGGGGCTCGGTGTGCTGCGCACGGAGGCCCGGCGGCGCGGGGAGCCGGGGTACCAGCAGCAGCTCCTGGTCGGCGGCGGCCTGCGGCTGGACCATGTGCCGGTCCTGCGCGAGGCCGGGATCGACGCCTTCCACATCGGCGGGGCGGCCCGGCCGCAGGGCTGGGCCGGGCCGGTGTCGGCGGAGGCGGTCGCCCGCTGGCGGACAGCCATCGACGGCTGA